In Cycloclasticus sp., a single genomic region encodes these proteins:
- a CDS encoding helix-turn-helix domain-containing protein, with translation MELPDYLSQNSRYIAEEIGLDGLMRLVKRYGGLVIRVSEKSDLKETLTEGQYKHFLHIFRNEKLFIPRLQAKKNQLTKAETQRLAQQGMTRAAIARKLCVTERTVYNRLSSDADENDKHQGDIFK, from the coding sequence ATGGAGTTGCCTGATTACCTTTCACAAAACTCACGATATATTGCCGAAGAAATAGGCTTAGACGGCCTGATGAGGCTAGTAAAGCGCTATGGTGGATTAGTGATAAGAGTTTCAGAAAAAAGCGACTTAAAAGAAACGCTCACCGAGGGTCAATACAAACATTTCTTGCATATTTTTCGTAATGAAAAGCTATTTATTCCACGTCTACAGGCAAAGAAAAATCAACTAACAAAAGCAGAAACGCAACGTCTAGCGCAGCAAGGCATGACCAGAGCAGCTATTGCAAGAAAGCTCTGCGTGACTGAGCGTACCGTTTATAATCGCTTGTCGTCTGATGCGGATGAAAACGACAAGCATCAAGGTGATATTTTCAAATAA
- a CDS encoding DUF3164 family protein: protein MIPTEPQYKTNALGHLVPLHMVKEIDQDRDQLISELFDQASVLQKQMQTFKTHSMGDVTAFVELVAEKYQAKLGGKKGNISLLSFNGCQKIQISIQEHLHFDERILAAKEVIYACVAKWTKDSNDNVKALIDLAFKADKDGRLATGKILSLLRLEINDPDWENAMEALKDSIQIIGSTSYIRFYQRPNADAKFQQIGLDLAAM, encoded by the coding sequence ATGATACCCACAGAACCTCAATACAAAACAAACGCCCTAGGCCACCTAGTCCCGCTGCACATGGTTAAAGAAATAGACCAAGATCGCGACCAACTCATCAGCGAACTATTTGATCAAGCCAGCGTACTGCAAAAACAAATGCAAACCTTCAAAACCCACTCAATGGGCGACGTAACCGCCTTCGTAGAACTTGTCGCTGAAAAATACCAAGCCAAACTAGGCGGCAAAAAAGGCAACATCAGCCTACTTAGTTTTAATGGTTGTCAGAAAATACAAATATCCATCCAAGAACACCTCCATTTTGACGAACGCATACTCGCCGCCAAAGAAGTTATCTACGCCTGCGTAGCAAAATGGACAAAAGACTCAAACGACAACGTAAAAGCCCTAATAGACCTCGCCTTCAAAGCCGACAAAGACGGCAGGCTTGCCACGGGGAAAATCCTCAGCCTCCTTAGGCTAGAAATAAACGACCCCGACTGGGAAAACGCCATGGAAGCCCTAAAAGACTCCATCCAAATAATCGGCAGCACCTCCTACATACGTTTTTACCAGCGGCCAAATGCCGACGCAAAATTTCAACAAATAGGCCTAGACCTAGCCGCCATGTAA
- a CDS encoding regulatory protein GemA: protein MNRATLIKLVHAGARHAFNDEDARKNWQESRTGHRSCKDMTDAQLENLVAELRRKKALKPLQRKAQTAKKTPADKIRALWIDMHTSGLLHDGSEKALGKYLYRMTGRYKAEWIPLPDAMRVIESLKKWRIRLEDK from the coding sequence GTGAACAGGGCCACCCTAATAAAACTCGTTCACGCAGGTGCGCGCCATGCCTTTAATGATGAAGATGCACGTAAAAACTGGCAAGAAAGCAGGACGGGGCACCGTAGCTGTAAAGACATGACAGATGCACAGCTAGAAAACCTAGTGGCAGAACTGAGGCGTAAAAAAGCCCTTAAGCCCTTGCAGAGAAAAGCCCAGACAGCAAAAAAAACACCGGCTGACAAAATCCGAGCGTTATGGATCGACATGCATACCAGCGGCTTACTGCACGATGGGTCAGAAAAAGCACTGGGGAAATACCTATACCGCATGACCGGTCGCTATAAAGCCGAATGGATCCCCTTACCTGATGCCATGCGAGTAATTGAAAGCCTGAAGAAATGGCGTATTAGATTAGAAGATAAATAG